The Streptomyces hundungensis genome contains the following window.
GAGGCAGCCGAGCGATTGGGCGGCGAAGGCCTCGTTCAGCTCGAAGGTGGTGAGGTCGACGAAGTCCCGGCCCGCCCTGGCGAGCGCCTTGCGGACCGCCTCGACGGGGCCGAGCCCGAAGAGGTGGGGCTCGATGCCGGTCACGGCGGAGCTCCGGATGCGGGCGAGGGGCTCGCGGCCGGTGGCCCGCAGCCCTTCCTCGTCGACGAGCAGCAGAGCGGCCGCGCCGTCGTTGAGCGGGGAGGCGTTGCCCGCGGTCACCGAACCGTCCGCCCGGAAGACCGGCTTGAGGCGGCCGAGCGCCTCCAGCGTGGAGGATTCCCGGATGCACTCGTCACGGGCCAGGTCGACGCCGCCGTAGGGGACGACCTCGCCGTCGTACAGGCCCTTGGCCCAGGCCTCGGCGGCCTTGCGGTGGCTGTCGAGGGCGAAGGCGTCCTGCTGTTCGCGGGTGATGCCGTGGCGCTCCGCGATGAGTTCGGCGCCCTCGCCGAGCGCGACCGTCCACTGCGCGGGCATCTTCGGGTTGGTCATGCGCCAGCCGAGGGTGGTGGAGTACATCTGCTGATGCCCGGCGGGGAAGGCGCGTTCGGGCTTCTGGACGACCCAGGGTGCGCGGGACATCGACTCGACGCCCCCCGCGACGGCTATCGAGGCGTCCCCGACGGCGATGGCGCGGGCCGCCTGGATCACGGCTTCCAGGCCGGAGCCGCAGAGGCGATTGACGGTGACCCCGGGCACCGAGACGGGAAGCCCGGCGAGCAGCACGGCCATCCGGGCCACGTCACGGTTGTCCTCGCCCGCGCCGTTGGCGTCCCCGAAGTACACGTCGTCGATGCGCGCCGGGTCGAGCTCCGGGGTGCGGTCCACCAGCGACCTGACGACGTGCGCGGCGAGGTCGTCGGGCCGCACCCCGGCGAGGGCGCCCCCGAACTTGCCGACGGGGGTGCGGACGGCGTCGACGATGTACACGTCGCGGATGCTCATCGGGTCTCTCCCACAAATCTCTCCACCGCTTCGGGGCCACCACGGCGGCCGGTTCGCCCAGTGAAGTGATGTTCATGAACGGCTGCCGCCCGAGTCTCTGCCCGTCGCCGTCGGCTGTCAACGGGCCTCGGCCGGAGCGCGATCACACCCCCGGACGGGTCGCCACCTCCCTGACCACCGCGGTCAGGCCGATGTCGAGTTCGGATCCGTCGACCAGGAGCGCCTCGACCGCGCGCCCGGCGGAGTCGATCTCGGCCTCGATGCCGTGTCCGGCGTAGCGGGGATAGCCCGAGACGCCCATTTCGCCGGTCGCCTCGACGACGGCGGACCGTACGGCGCTGTCGGCCACCGAGGCCTCGCCCCGGGACTCGACGTGTTCGGGAACGAGCAGGATCTCGAAGCGCCGGGGGTGCCGGCTCGCGTGCTCTGGTCGGTTGCTCATGCTCCGACGCTAGACACCCCCGGGCCCGAACGCACGCCGTCCCGGTGAGCCCGTTCAGCTCGATTCGCGGGGCAGCGCCCGGGCGCCCATCAGATCGTGGCGCTCGGGGGTGCCGTCCGGGTCCCGTACCACGCGGTCCACCAGCTCGGCCAGGTGGCGGCCGGTCACCATCTCCACGCGGACGGTGCTGAGGCGGGGGCGCAGCAGGCGCCCGAGCAGGAGGTCGTCGGCGCCGATCACGGCGGTCTCGCGGGGGACATCGATGTCAGCGTCCTGGAGGGCGCGCATCAGGAGCATCGCGTACTCGTCGTTGTAGGCGAACACCGCGTCCAGGCCCAACGCGCGCCAGCGACCGGCCAGTTCGGCCGCGGACTCCTCCGTGTACGCCATCGCCAGGGGCTCGACGACCGCGTCGCTGCCGTGCACGGCCTTGCGGGCACCGGCGAGGCGGGGGCGGGAGAAGAGGTCGAGGCCCGGCTCGGCGGGCATCAGCACACCGATGCGCCGACGGCCCCGTTCCCTCAGGTGTCCGACGGCGCTCTCGCCGATCTCGCGCTGGTCCATCACGAGCGCGTGGGCGCCCTCGACGCGCTGGGGGCCCAGCGTTATCACCGCGCGCGCCCCGGAGCGTTTGAGCAACTGGACGCCCTGCTCGGTGAGTTCGATCTCGCCGAGCGAGACCACCGCGACGGGCCGCAGCTCCGCCCAGGCGCGGGCCGCCTCGTCCGCGCCGAGCCCGAGGCTGCCGTACTGGACCACCGTGTAGTCGAGTCGGCGCAGCTCCCACTGGAGTTCGTTGAAGAAGCGGCTGTAGAGGGGGCCGACCGGGATGTGCGCCGTGGGCAGCAGCACGATGCGGGTGTGCCCAGCGCGCAGACTGCGGGCCGCGGCGTGCGGCACATAGCCCAGCTCCTCGGCGGCGGCGCGGACCCGGACCCGGGTCGGCTCGCTGATCCGCACGGCCGAGGTGTTGTTGAGCACGTAGCTGACGGTCGCCCGGGAGACTCCGGCCAGCCGTGCCACATCGGCGCTGGTCGGGACGGGACGGTCGGCAGGCTGCTTGGGTGTCTGGCTCATCGCGATCGGCATCTTTCCAGACCCGTCCCGG
Protein-coding sequences here:
- a CDS encoding LacI family DNA-binding transcriptional regulator, which translates into the protein MSQTPKQPADRPVPTSADVARLAGVSRATVSYVLNNTSAVRISEPTRVRVRAAAEELGYVPHAAARSLRAGHTRIVLLPTAHIPVGPLYSRFFNELQWELRRLDYTVVQYGSLGLGADEAARAWAELRPVAVVSLGEIELTEQGVQLLKRSGARAVITLGPQRVEGAHALVMDQREIGESAVGHLRERGRRRIGVLMPAEPGLDLFSRPRLAGARKAVHGSDAVVEPLAMAYTEESAAELAGRWRALGLDAVFAYNDEYAMLLMRALQDADIDVPRETAVIGADDLLLGRLLRPRLSTVRVEMVTGRHLAELVDRVVRDPDGTPERHDLMGARALPRESS
- a CDS encoding thiolase family protein, with protein sequence MSIRDVYIVDAVRTPVGKFGGALAGVRPDDLAAHVVRSLVDRTPELDPARIDDVYFGDANGAGEDNRDVARMAVLLAGLPVSVPGVTVNRLCGSGLEAVIQAARAIAVGDASIAVAGGVESMSRAPWVVQKPERAFPAGHQQMYSTTLGWRMTNPKMPAQWTVALGEGAELIAERHGITREQQDAFALDSHRKAAEAWAKGLYDGEVVPYGGVDLARDECIRESSTLEALGRLKPVFRADGSVTAGNASPLNDGAAALLLVDEEGLRATGREPLARIRSSAVTGIEPHLFGLGPVEAVRKALARAGRDFVDLTTFELNEAFAAQSLGCLASWPELDPAVVNPRGGAIAIGHPLGASGARLAGAVAHQLAAAGSGTGLAALCIGVGQGLALVLER